The Clostridium aceticum genomic interval AAGTAATTCCTACAATAAAGGTTGTAACAATGATACTACTCCCTATTGAAACCAATAACTTGTCCCCAATTATATTTCTCCCTCTTTTTGAGCTGTAAACTACAAGATGGGTTTTGTTTTCAAATTCATAGTTCATTAGATAAGCTGTTATTAGGACAACGATGATCATTATTTGGAAAATCATCATTCGAAATATATTTCCAAACAATAGTGAATGCATTTGATAGATTTGTCCGATGAAAAACATATTTTTATGCTCATTATTTTCTAGTAGCTGATTTAATCTTTCTTCTAGTTGTACATAGTTGTTTCTAACGGTTTCAGCAGCAGTACCACTAATACCGTACATTTCTATCACACTTTCTGCAATTCCCATCATATTAATTGATGCATACGTTTCATCAATACTTCCTATTAGCTCAAGATAAGTCTCAAGAACCATTAATTGATGAAAATAGTCTAAATCCTCACTAGAATAAGAGGTATACAGTTCATAATTATACTTGACTTCTTCAAAAAAACTTCCCACATCGGTATAGGTTTCAGAGGTTTTATCATAAGTCATTTCATTCATCTTTCTCAGTTCATCCTCATAATAATCCTGAAAACTCTCTATCATTTCATCATTGATTTCATATCCCAACTCATCAACAAGCTTATTTAATACTGTAAGTTCATTATGGCTATAATTTTGGCCTAAGATTAAAAAGAAGTTGAAAGCTATAAATAGCACTCCCATTCCTATAATTACTGGAGAAGTTATCACCTTTCTAAATTCATGAATTTTTATATTCATTTATCCATTGTCCTTTTCTAATGTGTCATCATTGTATATATACAAAAATACATCTTCAAGATTTGGGGACACTGTTCTCCATGTAGAAATAGGTGCATCTTTAGATATAAATCTTATTTTCATTTTTCCTTCCTCTTGCTTCTCAGATAAAGATAGATATCTTTTTCTAAAGCTAGAAGCATCATGAAAATCAACTTCAGTTTCATATACCATTCCTTCTATGACTTTACAGATATTTCTTATACTATCTTTATAAAGCACCTCTTTATCTTTAATCATGATAATTTCATTGGCTATTGATTCAACATCAGATACGATATGAGTAGACAGAATCACAATTCTCTCCCTGGATAGGTCTGTTAGAAGATTTCTAAATCGCACCCTCTCCTTTGGATCTAGGCCTGCTGTTGGTTCGTCTA includes:
- a CDS encoding ABC transporter permease subunit; this encodes MNIKIHEFRKVITSPVIIGMGVLFIAFNFFLILGQNYSHNELTVLNKLVDELGYEINDEMIESFQDYYEDELRKMNEMTYDKTSETYTDVGSFFEEVKYNYELYTSYSSEDLDYFHQLMVLETYLELIGSIDETYASINMMGIAESVIEMYGISGTAAETVRNNYVQLEERLNQLLENNEHKNMFFIGQIYQMHSLLFGNIFRMMIFQIMIIVVLITAYLMNYEFENKTHLVVYSSKRGRNIIGDKLLVSIGSSIIVTTFIVGITLIGYFSIFSYEGLWHVPISNYFNWENNFPYISWWNMSFMQYLISSIILIYLCSILFTAITFILSIFIKSSYIVFFVFGILFGLILLLPDMMPRSNNLIFVPGFTPFYLALNPVTWFMGRNPFSMFQYYEIIVVGTWALLLFIIGNLTARKFKKEDIY